One segment of Phycisphaerales bacterium DNA contains the following:
- a CDS encoding acyltransferase, producing MSAQQAMPVPQEYPRRTLPIRIVTRVYSIATRTLWRSRLHSLGRGAYLHHTSQFVRPSRIAIGANVTLFRGARIEAVGAGQTPQVVLGERVSIQRDVHIGACQSVEILDGTVFGSGVYVTDHDHDYRDPKRGYFGTGELLAAPVRIGPKAWVGERAIILKGVTIGEGAIIGAGALVNRDVPPYCIAVGVPARVIRRFDFERGQWVAA from the coding sequence ATGAGTGCACAGCAAGCCATGCCGGTGCCTCAGGAGTATCCCAGGCGGACTCTGCCCATCCGCATCGTCACCCGTGTGTACAGCATTGCGACGAGGACCCTGTGGAGATCGCGGCTGCACAGCCTGGGTCGCGGCGCGTACCTGCACCACACGAGCCAGTTTGTCAGGCCGTCCCGCATCGCCATCGGCGCCAACGTGACGCTCTTTCGGGGGGCACGCATCGAGGCCGTCGGGGCCGGGCAGACGCCGCAGGTGGTGCTCGGTGAACGCGTCTCGATCCAGCGAGACGTCCATATCGGCGCGTGCCAGAGCGTGGAGATCCTGGACGGCACGGTCTTTGGGTCGGGCGTGTACGTGACGGACCACGATCACGACTATCGCGACCCAAAGCGCGGCTACTTCGGTACGGGCGAATTGCTCGCCGCCCCCGTGCGAATCGGGCCCAAGGCGTGGGTAGGTGAACGGGCGATCATCCTCAAGGGCGTGACGATTGGCGAGGGAGCCATCATCGGGGCCGGAGCGTTGGTCAACCGGGACGTTCCACCGTACTGCATTGCCGTGGGCGTGCCGGCGCGGGTGATCCGACGCTTCGACTTCGAGCGGGGCCAATGGGTGGCGGCGTGA
- a CDS encoding asparagine synthase-related protein: MFAAKDELPTGLIFEGASWRFRSEPFSHAAAWYARQTDGSIHAIGSDSATVARAIGRSADPSALVDDLLLGFRPDGRSPYQDVLPCGSAHALEFHPGGIDTPDQAGVDDPLETLGRRVAESMNAGACVELTGGVDSRLLLALGLGSGGKPTKAFTIGKEHDPDVRVARDLARALDIEHRTLLVEPDQRSIGTDAIDFIAESGFVCNAAAYGWLPTVFRELDDFRTEQLSGVGGEVGEGFYYTGLDRLFQRLNSPRLWLRVRAVVDGGRWASLFDRGVFAERLRAVARDRTELHGSGPWRVRTDAFYLHARIHGWALPVIRASAAWYRPVTPFLSPEYLAWSASLSPEQRHGRAGQKEVIHRLAPQLADIPYAASLQPSPGGRLRRKFAKVQRLAGRVLPGPSEQPERWASTAASLMRTLDGADSVVDRLRTLDGVRVDRVAEVMRSDPRTSAHAIGALLTMAQAIDRLSDQDASDRA; the protein is encoded by the coding sequence TTGTTTGCCGCGAAGGACGAATTGCCAACGGGACTGATCTTCGAAGGCGCGAGTTGGCGATTTCGAAGCGAACCGTTCTCGCACGCGGCGGCCTGGTATGCACGCCAGACGGATGGTTCGATCCATGCAATCGGCAGTGACTCCGCCACCGTGGCGCGTGCGATCGGCCGTAGCGCCGATCCTTCGGCGTTGGTCGATGATCTGCTGCTCGGCTTCCGTCCCGATGGTCGTTCACCTTACCAGGACGTACTGCCGTGCGGGTCGGCGCATGCCCTGGAATTCCACCCCGGAGGCATCGACACCCCCGACCAAGCGGGCGTTGATGATCCGCTGGAGACCCTCGGCCGCCGCGTCGCCGAATCCATGAATGCCGGCGCCTGCGTCGAACTGACCGGCGGGGTCGACAGCAGGCTGCTGCTCGCACTCGGCCTCGGGTCGGGCGGCAAGCCCACCAAGGCGTTCACCATTGGCAAAGAGCACGATCCGGACGTCCGCGTTGCGAGGGATCTTGCCCGTGCGCTGGACATCGAGCATCGAACTCTTCTGGTCGAACCAGACCAGCGATCGATCGGCACGGATGCAATTGATTTCATCGCCGAGAGCGGCTTCGTGTGCAATGCCGCAGCCTACGGATGGTTGCCCACCGTATTTCGCGAGCTCGACGACTTCCGCACCGAGCAACTCTCGGGCGTGGGCGGCGAGGTTGGCGAGGGCTTCTACTACACCGGCCTGGACCGCCTCTTTCAGCGCTTGAACTCTCCTCGCCTGTGGCTGCGCGTTCGGGCGGTCGTGGATGGGGGTCGCTGGGCAAGCCTCTTCGATCGCGGCGTCTTTGCCGAACGCCTTCGGGCCGTCGCCCGCGACCGCACGGAACTGCACGGGTCCGGGCCCTGGAGGGTGCGGACCGATGCCTTCTACCTGCACGCCCGTATCCACGGCTGGGCGTTGCCGGTCATCCGAGCGTCAGCCGCCTGGTACCGACCCGTGACGCCGTTCCTGTCTCCGGAGTATCTCGCCTGGTCGGCTTCGCTCTCCCCGGAACAACGGCACGGCCGAGCCGGTCAGAAGGAGGTCATCCACCGACTGGCGCCTCAACTGGCCGACATTCCCTACGCCGCATCGCTGCAACCCTCGCCGGGGGGCAGGCTGCGCCGCAAGTTTGCCAAGGTTCAACGACTCGCGGGCCGGGTGCTCCCCGGGCCCAGTGAGCAGCCCGAACGATGGGCTTCCACGGCTGCTTCGCTCATGCGGACCCTCGATGGTGCCGATAGTGTGGTCGATCGTCTGCGTACGCTCGATGGCGTGCGGGTCGATCGCGTAGCCGAGGTGATGCGATCCGATCCGCGGACCAGTGCCCACGCCATCGGGGCGCTCCTGACCATGGCTCAGGCAATTGACCGACTCTCGGACCAGGACGCATCAGACCGAGCGTGA
- the pdhA gene encoding pyruvate dehydrogenase (acetyl-transferring) E1 component subunit alpha, with the protein MAQATTNSANASSAGSRLVDALDNDTLLGWLRSMQLIREFETRTQQAYQQAKIGGFCHIYSGQEACAVGTIACTNADDPVITAYRDHGHALARGMTPRACMAEMYGKIDGCAKGKGGSMHMFDKPNHLYGGHGIVGAQTPLGAGLAFATRYEWEVLGTGSKKVCLCYLGDGAIDQGAFHEALNLSSLFGLPVIYVIENNGYSMGTSIDRHTANHKDLISRGKSYDIHSVQIDGLDIRDVYDQFRPVVDQCREEQKPAFVDLLTYRYQGHSMSDPQKYRTKDEVDEYKGKDSIAALLDHLMNDRGAIDEDAWKTMRGEIRDEVKDAVEFAESAEAPSVEAELYSDVFVYPQPHLSPTREYVHGAKNPLL; encoded by the coding sequence ATGGCCCAAGCTACCACGAACAGTGCGAACGCCTCGTCGGCCGGATCCCGTCTGGTCGATGCCTTGGACAATGACACGCTGCTGGGCTGGCTGCGATCGATGCAGCTCATCCGCGAATTCGAGACCCGGACGCAGCAGGCATATCAGCAGGCCAAGATCGGTGGCTTCTGCCACATCTACTCAGGCCAGGAAGCCTGCGCCGTCGGCACCATCGCCTGCACCAACGCCGACGACCCGGTCATTACGGCGTATCGCGATCATGGCCATGCGCTCGCTCGCGGCATGACGCCCCGTGCGTGCATGGCCGAGATGTACGGCAAGATCGATGGCTGCGCCAAGGGCAAGGGCGGGTCGATGCACATGTTCGACAAGCCCAACCACCTTTATGGCGGCCACGGCATCGTCGGAGCGCAGACGCCGCTCGGCGCCGGCTTGGCTTTCGCCACCCGCTACGAGTGGGAGGTTCTCGGCACGGGCTCGAAGAAGGTTTGCCTGTGCTACCTGGGCGACGGCGCCATCGACCAGGGCGCCTTCCACGAGGCGCTGAATCTGTCCTCGCTCTTCGGCCTGCCGGTCATCTATGTCATCGAGAACAACGGCTACTCGATGGGTACGTCGATCGACAGGCACACCGCCAACCACAAGGACCTGATCTCTCGCGGCAAGAGCTACGACATCCATTCCGTGCAGATCGACGGCCTGGACATTCGTGACGTATACGACCAGTTCAGGCCCGTAGTCGACCAATGCCGCGAGGAACAGAAGCCCGCCTTCGTCGACCTGCTGACGTACCGCTACCAGGGCCACTCAATGAGCGACCCGCAGAAATATCGGACGAAAGACGAAGTCGACGAATACAAGGGCAAGGACTCCATCGCGGCACTGCTCGACCACCTCATGAACGACCGCGGCGCCATCGACGAGGACGCGTGGAAGACCATGCGAGGCGAGATTCGCGATGAGGTGAAGGACGCGGTCGAGTTTGCCGAGTCCGCCGAGGCGCCCAGCGTCGAAGCCGAACTCTACTCGGACGTGTTCGTGTATCCCCAGCCACACCTGAGCCCCACGCGTGAATATGTGCACGGGGCAAAGAATCCGTTGCTCTGA
- a CDS encoding S41 family peptidase: MRQTGTSTRVITTAAALLAALGAAVAAPPALAIQNTTQTQDQAKAASAKEARVWSTDLWEAASRGDRAEFQSLLTTATQNVRDPILAGLAESLGVALDEHTVARHEKVEEYRQTVQETLATLGDEPEPNEREEALLEGMSAAIALHMLADDKEGVLREETITQLVSAADAEARKAESDGRWYAAAEMFERLHALYEDEGTYLDDRKRQLKRLSLVALYAPERNHELRSERLVETGEEPLPPYNPAGNSVDERLEDIEPLMLLYAMVNADRHHVSGSKMKDLLVSGLKGLRLLAETEDLYGQYPQLADEQSRARFIEAVASRAADVERAPIATDRTLQDVVRDVQSWNRQTVRLPETLVLRVFGDGAMRALDDYTEIIWPYDVRQFERSTRGNFSGIGVSIQMNNKRQIQVVTPLDGTPAQRAGVRAEDIISAVNGEPTFGISLNQAVDKITGPKGTPVDITVTRGEEEEKEEITFTIVRDTVELKTVKGWERVDAAEDHWNWMIDPIYGIGYVRLTGFTENTTEDFDKAISEMQDQGLQGLILDLRFNRGGLLDQAVEITSRFVDYTQSRRSFGQVVVSTRNERTDGTGMPPERLQRRNSPLPNIPVVVLINEGSASASEIVAGAIQDYAEVSAAKAVVLGQTSFGKGSVQNVLPIDPERRSAPRALMKLTTQYYVLPGGRMIHRVPGKIEHGVVPDLSISMLPDQVAESLVLRQEADVLVLDEEGNPPAIEDRPDPSRLIDEAMDLQLNAALVLLQSQTRPTTGAAAMLPEESGRRTP; the protein is encoded by the coding sequence ATGCGACAGACCGGAACGAGCACGCGCGTCATCACCACCGCGGCGGCCCTCTTGGCCGCCCTCGGCGCGGCCGTCGCGGCGCCACCGGCGCTTGCAATCCAGAACACGACCCAAACACAGGATCAGGCCAAGGCCGCCTCGGCCAAGGAAGCTCGGGTATGGTCGACCGACCTGTGGGAAGCTGCCAGCCGAGGCGATCGCGCCGAGTTCCAGTCGTTGCTGACCACCGCCACCCAGAACGTCCGTGATCCGATCCTGGCAGGGCTGGCAGAGTCGCTTGGCGTCGCGCTCGACGAGCACACCGTCGCGCGTCACGAGAAGGTCGAGGAGTATCGCCAGACCGTTCAAGAGACGCTTGCGACGCTCGGCGACGAGCCCGAGCCCAACGAGCGCGAGGAGGCTTTGCTCGAAGGCATGAGCGCAGCCATCGCGCTGCACATGCTGGCCGACGACAAGGAAGGCGTGCTTCGGGAAGAGACGATCACGCAACTCGTCTCGGCGGCGGACGCCGAGGCTCGAAAGGCCGAATCGGACGGTCGCTGGTATGCCGCGGCCGAGATGTTCGAGCGGCTGCACGCGCTGTACGAGGACGAGGGCACGTACCTGGATGATCGCAAGCGTCAACTGAAGCGACTGTCGCTGGTGGCCCTGTATGCGCCCGAGCGCAATCACGAGCTGCGCAGCGAACGGCTGGTCGAGACCGGCGAGGAGCCGCTGCCCCCCTACAACCCGGCCGGCAACTCCGTCGACGAGCGATTGGAAGACATCGAGCCGCTCATGCTGCTCTACGCCATGGTCAACGCCGACCGGCACCATGTGTCTGGCTCGAAGATGAAGGACCTGCTGGTATCAGGACTTAAGGGCTTGCGCCTGCTGGCCGAGACCGAAGACCTCTACGGGCAGTATCCCCAGTTGGCCGACGAGCAGTCGCGTGCACGATTCATCGAGGCCGTCGCATCTCGCGCCGCGGACGTGGAACGGGCGCCGATCGCTACCGATCGCACCCTGCAGGACGTCGTCCGCGACGTCCAGTCGTGGAACCGCCAGACCGTGCGGCTGCCCGAAACGCTCGTACTCCGAGTCTTCGGCGATGGCGCGATGCGGGCGTTGGACGACTACACCGAGATCATCTGGCCCTATGACGTCCGCCAGTTCGAGCGTAGCACCCGCGGCAACTTCAGCGGCATCGGCGTCTCCATCCAGATGAACAACAAGCGGCAGATCCAGGTCGTCACGCCGCTCGATGGCACGCCCGCACAGCGCGCAGGCGTCCGGGCCGAGGACATCATCTCGGCAGTCAACGGCGAGCCGACCTTCGGCATCTCGCTCAATCAGGCGGTGGACAAGATTACCGGGCCCAAGGGCACGCCGGTAGACATTACCGTGACCCGCGGCGAGGAAGAGGAGAAGGAAGAAATCACCTTCACGATCGTTCGCGACACGGTTGAACTCAAGACCGTCAAGGGATGGGAGCGTGTCGACGCCGCAGAAGACCACTGGAACTGGATGATCGATCCGATCTACGGCATCGGCTACGTTCGCCTCACGGGGTTCACCGAGAACACGACCGAAGACTTCGACAAGGCGATCTCCGAGATGCAGGATCAGGGGCTCCAGGGCCTTATCCTCGATCTGCGGTTCAACCGTGGCGGTCTGCTCGATCAGGCCGTGGAAATCACCAGCCGATTCGTCGACTACACGCAGAGCCGTCGATCGTTCGGGCAGGTGGTCGTCTCGACGCGCAACGAACGCACCGATGGCACCGGCATGCCTCCCGAGCGTCTTCAACGACGCAACTCGCCGCTGCCGAACATCCCCGTCGTCGTGTTGATCAACGAGGGGAGCGCCTCGGCCAGTGAGATCGTCGCCGGCGCCATCCAGGACTATGCCGAGGTGTCGGCCGCCAAGGCCGTCGTGCTGGGCCAGACCAGCTTCGGCAAGGGAAGCGTGCAGAACGTGCTGCCCATCGACCCCGAGCGGCGATCGGCCCCACGGGCGCTCATGAAGCTCACCACCCAGTATTACGTGTTGCCGGGCGGCCGGATGATCCACCGGGTGCCGGGCAAGATCGAGCACGGCGTGGTGCCCGATCTCTCGATCTCGATGCTGCCCGATCAAGTGGCCGAGAGCCTGGTGCTTCGCCAGGAAGCCGACGTCCTGGTCCTGGATGAAGAGGGCAACCCGCCGGCCATCGAGGATCGACCCGACCCCTCGCGACTGATCGACGAGGCGATGGACCTGCAGTTGAACGCCGCCCTCGTTCTGCTGCAGTCCCAGACCCGGCCCACGACCGGCGCTGCGGCGATGCTGCCGGAGGAATCCGGCCGTCGAACGCCCTGA
- a CDS encoding glycosyltransferase family 2 protein produces the protein MPQPLLSIVTPSLDQGRFIGQCLESVAAEMATPCARRFGVEHIVMDGGSTDNTVELLENAGHLAYWQSEPDHGQSAAINRGLLHHATGRYATWLNADDWLEPGALGVMLERLAEQDAPDVLVGRCRFVEDGRTIFSPRPPEPIDMASLLRLRTKWFAGELIVQPEAFFSRELFKRIGGLNEDNHYTMDHEMWLRMLEAGARFESVDHPVACMRVHEAQKTADNRRIVQSLIQFGRPFLDRNAEQMGTAGQSARSEIQALEHKVRLSEPLLRRLALPWTEQETIDGQAGQDAAPPGFHLGPLRAVLSSVPRWRAFWRRSYRARVFGEPPRSELPISLRAQKASMVDVALFWHALSTRQDPESVVLEACEVLRPGGLMIAAAELGPCDSGLRTYCEGLRRLVDQQLSQDHDWLIGPAAMRWVESLQETTGRDDDEWRAAHPQPCGVEVAVLMEDAGLQRVASMSYGGMSWHPLTPFAAIEGVPGRDSDAWICGVWQKPG, from the coding sequence GTGCCGCAACCCTTGCTCTCCATCGTCACCCCTTCGCTCGATCAGGGCCGATTCATCGGCCAATGCCTCGAGTCGGTGGCGGCTGAAATGGCGACGCCATGTGCCCGTCGCTTCGGCGTCGAGCACATCGTCATGGACGGCGGTAGCACCGACAACACCGTCGAGTTGCTGGAGAACGCGGGGCACCTGGCCTACTGGCAGAGCGAGCCCGATCATGGCCAGAGCGCGGCGATTAACCGCGGGTTGTTGCATCATGCGACGGGGCGCTATGCCACGTGGCTCAATGCGGACGACTGGCTCGAGCCGGGCGCCCTTGGGGTCATGCTCGAGCGATTGGCCGAACAGGACGCGCCAGACGTGCTCGTCGGGCGATGCAGATTCGTCGAAGACGGTCGGACCATCTTTTCGCCACGCCCGCCCGAACCGATCGACATGGCAAGCTTGCTGCGGTTGCGGACCAAGTGGTTTGCGGGCGAGTTGATCGTCCAGCCCGAGGCGTTCTTCAGCAGAGAGCTCTTCAAACGCATTGGCGGCCTGAACGAAGACAACCACTACACGATGGATCACGAGATGTGGCTCCGGATGCTCGAGGCGGGCGCTCGCTTCGAGTCGGTCGACCATCCCGTGGCATGCATGCGCGTTCACGAAGCACAGAAGACTGCCGACAATCGGCGCATCGTGCAATCACTCATCCAGTTCGGTCGGCCTTTCCTCGACCGCAACGCCGAACAGATGGGCACGGCGGGGCAATCTGCCCGGAGCGAGATACAGGCGCTCGAGCACAAGGTCCGGCTGAGTGAACCCTTGCTGCGTCGCCTTGCTCTGCCTTGGACCGAGCAAGAGACCATCGATGGCCAGGCCGGACAGGATGCGGCGCCCCCGGGATTCCACCTCGGCCCCCTGAGGGCGGTGCTTTCGAGCGTGCCACGCTGGCGAGCGTTCTGGCGCAGGTCCTACCGTGCTCGGGTCTTTGGCGAGCCTCCACGAAGCGAACTTCCCATCTCGCTTCGTGCCCAGAAGGCATCGATGGTGGATGTGGCCCTGTTCTGGCACGCCCTGAGCACGCGCCAGGACCCCGAGTCGGTGGTGCTCGAGGCATGCGAGGTCCTGCGCCCCGGAGGACTGATGATCGCCGCTGCCGAATTGGGCCCGTGCGATTCGGGCCTGCGTACGTATTGCGAAGGGCTTCGCCGGCTCGTCGACCAGCAACTCAGCCAGGATCACGACTGGCTCATCGGTCCCGCCGCAATGCGATGGGTCGAATCTCTTCAAGAAACTACAGGCCGAGACGACGATGAGTGGCGAGCGGCCCATCCACAACCATGTGGCGTCGAAGTCGCCGTGCTGATGGAGGACGCCGGCCTGCAACGCGTCGCATCGATGTCGTACGGGGGCATGTCATGGCACCCGTTGACCCCGTTCGCAGCAATCGAGGGGGTTCCGGGGCGTGACTCGGACGCCTGGATCTGTGGCGTGTGGCAAAAGCCTGGTTGA
- a CDS encoding PDZ domain-containing protein — MIRPRGQAVATCVLAWVAGAAPAHQPESPESEAAREAVAALASERWPDRISASADLLELARSMDPADALGVLEQALADWMSDPSRDDGDRAEVLARFELAAAEAFFNGPRAGLGITYDTAPTSRGVRLGDTVEGFDAHGTLRSGDIVLSLSGTPIEASSMDLPVAIASHLPGETCVISLLRNGEPMEVTVRLGRRDDLNAARRLNEPVLRRAWALRMNRLRGDEDRAALDADLARSLSVAPPSANPTRVRATSADVALGGEPGNTTGRRVGVMAQYVGGNSDQAAVRAELTRINGELAQVVRRSIDIEETVRQLIVEVRMTADTVDGRAHADRLRDRISQLRQELAPLQQEQTRLMQERVQLIRALSQ; from the coding sequence ATGATTCGCCCTCGTGGACAAGCCGTCGCCACGTGCGTGCTCGCCTGGGTCGCCGGAGCCGCACCAGCACACCAACCGGAATCTCCAGAGTCCGAGGCCGCCAGAGAAGCCGTCGCCGCCCTCGCGAGCGAGCGGTGGCCCGACCGCATCTCCGCGAGCGCCGATCTTCTTGAGTTGGCCCGATCGATGGACCCCGCCGACGCGCTGGGCGTGCTCGAGCAAGCGTTGGCCGACTGGATGTCCGATCCATCGCGCGACGATGGCGACCGGGCCGAAGTGCTTGCCCGATTCGAGTTGGCCGCGGCAGAAGCGTTCTTCAACGGCCCCCGCGCCGGTCTGGGCATCACCTATGACACCGCACCCACGTCGCGGGGCGTCCGCCTCGGGGACACGGTGGAAGGATTCGACGCCCATGGCACGCTCCGCAGCGGAGACATCGTGCTGAGCTTGTCGGGCACGCCCATTGAAGCATCGTCGATGGATCTTCCAGTCGCCATTGCATCGCACCTGCCGGGAGAGACGTGCGTGATTTCGTTGCTTCGCAACGGCGAGCCCATGGAGGTCACCGTTCGGCTGGGCCGGCGCGACGACCTGAACGCGGCTCGCCGCCTCAACGAGCCGGTGCTCCGCCGGGCATGGGCCCTGCGCATGAACCGCCTGCGGGGCGATGAAGACCGCGCCGCGCTCGATGCGGATCTCGCGCGCTCGCTCTCGGTAGCGCCGCCGTCGGCCAACCCGACCCGCGTGCGCGCGACGTCGGCCGACGTTGCGCTGGGTGGCGAGCCCGGAAACACGACTGGTCGCCGTGTCGGCGTCATGGCTCAGTATGTCGGTGGAAACAGCGACCAAGCCGCGGTCCGGGCGGAGTTGACCCGGATCAACGGCGAGCTCGCGCAAGTAGTCCGCAGGTCTATCGACATCGAGGAAACGGTGCGGCAGTTGATCGTCGAGGTTCGCATGACCGCCGACACGGTCGATGGCCGCGCCCACGCCGATCGCCTGCGCGATCGCATCTCTCAGCTTCGACAGGAACTTGCGCCATTGCAGCAGGAGCAGACGCGGCTGATGCAGGAGCGCGTGCAGCTCATCCGGGCGCTGAGCCAGTAA
- a CDS encoding phosphotransferase: MDRDAPKQPAQPPIDPEVLASAEAQAGFAVGEVHHVRVHFPIGQVLKAAPLNAGSPMAPKIILLGSLSGPVVLKRLAPGRDGPEFVHVIHSIHRRLAAHGFPLAPLLPTRGGASALRLEGRAYEVCGFVRGGKCDRSAAQTRLAGEALGRYHALLANAHDHLGAMGRSIGEPLTGVYHDDARIRRALARLPQALDAKGGDELAARLGALYERAAARARDALAGERLQIVHGDWHPGNLLFDRGALAAVLDHESAGMAPAMLDIANGALQFSLQGAGTDFRQWPTPPDANRLEAFLGGVHGGRAMIGVPGVAQEALGGLPWLMAQALIAEAAVPIASSGAFHGRDPAPFLRMVARKAQWLADNPTEVLQHARP; encoded by the coding sequence GTGGACCGGGACGCACCAAAGCAGCCGGCCCAGCCACCCATCGATCCCGAGGTGCTGGCTTCCGCCGAGGCGCAGGCGGGTTTTGCCGTCGGCGAGGTGCACCACGTTCGGGTGCATTTCCCAATCGGACAAGTGCTCAAGGCCGCGCCGCTGAACGCGGGCTCGCCGATGGCTCCCAAGATCATCCTGCTGGGTTCGTTGTCGGGACCTGTCGTACTCAAGCGGCTCGCCCCCGGACGAGACGGGCCCGAGTTCGTACACGTCATCCACTCGATCCATCGCCGCCTGGCCGCACACGGTTTCCCGCTCGCGCCGCTGCTGCCCACCCGTGGCGGGGCAAGCGCGCTGCGCTTGGAAGGGCGAGCCTACGAGGTGTGCGGGTTCGTTCGGGGTGGCAAGTGCGATCGTTCGGCCGCACAGACCCGGCTGGCCGGCGAGGCGCTGGGTCGCTACCACGCCCTGCTCGCGAACGCGCACGACCACCTCGGCGCGATGGGCCGGTCCATCGGCGAGCCGCTCACGGGCGTGTACCACGACGACGCCCGCATCCGCCGCGCCCTCGCAAGGCTGCCCCAGGCGCTGGACGCCAAGGGCGGCGATGAATTGGCCGCACGGCTGGGTGCGCTCTATGAGCGAGCCGCGGCCCGGGCTCGCGACGCGCTGGCGGGCGAGCGATTGCAGATCGTGCACGGGGACTGGCATCCGGGGAACCTGCTGTTCGATCGCGGCGCACTGGCCGCCGTGTTGGATCACGAGTCGGCCGGGATGGCGCCGGCGATGCTGGACATCGCGAACGGCGCCCTCCAGTTCTCCCTCCAGGGTGCCGGTACTGACTTCAGGCAATGGCCCACGCCTCCCGATGCGAATCGCCTGGAGGCCTTTCTAGGGGGCGTGCACGGCGGACGGGCCATGATCGGGGTGCCCGGCGTCGCGCAGGAAGCCCTGGGCGGCCTGCCCTGGCTGATGGCGCAGGCCTTGATCGCCGAGGCAGCGGTCCCCATTGCCTCCTCCGGAGCCTTTCACGGGCGTGACCCCGCCCCGTTCCTGCGCATGGTGGCACGAAAGGCCCAATGGCTCGCCGATAACCCCACCGAGGTGCTCCAGCACGCCCGCCCGTAG
- a CDS encoding YicC/YloC family endoribonuclease: MIRSMTGFGDARLERGGLTYSLEVRSVNHRYLKAQVRLPDEFAPLEGGLEETLRGLLQRGSVTVRCSAEGNPASQAGAINEGVLEAYLKAVDEASRRISFDRATPTADLATLLALPGVLRAEPMDARLSAARTAFHELLPQACGKLIEMRIREGQALHAELVELCGVVSKSLTVVKDRAPEVSKLYESRLKARIEQLLPEADPVDIVREVAAYAERCDVNEEISRLSGHVEQFLAAIDEEGAVGRKLDFIAQEMLREANTIASKSPDAELSRAAIEAKAAIDRIKEQVQNVE, from the coding sequence ATGATCCGCAGCATGACGGGATTCGGCGATGCGCGGCTGGAGCGCGGCGGGCTGACCTACAGCCTCGAAGTGCGTTCGGTCAATCACCGCTACCTCAAGGCTCAAGTCCGCCTGCCCGACGAATTCGCGCCCCTGGAGGGCGGCCTCGAGGAGACCTTGCGTGGGCTGCTCCAGCGCGGCAGCGTCACGGTGCGCTGCTCGGCCGAGGGCAACCCCGCCAGCCAGGCCGGCGCCATCAACGAAGGCGTCCTCGAGGCCTATCTGAAGGCCGTGGACGAAGCTTCACGCCGGATCTCGTTCGATCGCGCGACCCCCACCGCCGACTTGGCCACGCTGCTTGCGTTGCCCGGCGTCCTTCGGGCCGAGCCCATGGATGCCCGCCTGTCGGCCGCCCGGACGGCGTTCCACGAGTTGCTGCCCCAGGCGTGCGGCAAGCTCATCGAGATGCGCATCCGCGAAGGCCAGGCCCTGCATGCCGAATTGGTCGAGTTGTGCGGCGTGGTCTCGAAGAGCCTGACGGTCGTGAAGGACCGGGCGCCGGAAGTAAGCAAGCTCTACGAATCGCGGCTGAAGGCTCGGATCGAGCAGTTGCTGCCCGAGGCCGACCCCGTAGACATCGTCCGCGAAGTCGCGGCCTACGCCGAGCGATGCGACGTGAACGAGGAGATCTCGCGGCTCAGCGGGCATGTCGAACAGTTTCTGGCGGCCATCGATGAGGAAGGTGCCGTGGGCCGCAAGCTGGACTTCATCGCCCAGGAAATGCTGCGCGAGGCCAACACGATCGCCAGCAAGAGCCCCGATGCTGAACTGTCTCGCGCGGCGATCGAAGCCAAGGCCGCCATCGATCGGATCAAAGAACAGGTCCAGAACGTCGAGTAG
- the secG gene encoding preprotein translocase subunit SecG — protein MPLLLALNPVVSNLLMLLFIAVAIIMILVILIQRPSGGGLSGAFGASSGGSGQTAFGAKTGDALTLMTIGTFVVFILTAIVLVYTSRPTASPSGTPVAAPAGEQAPAEAVEGADTGATTGDSEPSAPDTPAEEPADPIDGSTGEPEAGEPEPTDPEPGS, from the coding sequence ATGCCCCTGTTGCTCGCGCTGAACCCGGTGGTTTCGAACCTGCTCATGCTGCTGTTCATCGCCGTGGCCATCATCATGATTCTGGTCATCCTGATCCAGCGTCCCTCTGGCGGCGGGCTCAGCGGGGCGTTCGGCGCTTCGAGCGGCGGCTCGGGCCAGACGGCCTTCGGCGCCAAGACAGGCGACGCCCTGACTCTGATGACCATCGGCACCTTCGTGGTCTTCATCCTGACTGCCATTGTCTTGGTATATACCAGCCGTCCAACGGCAAGCCCTTCTGGCACGCCCGTCGCCGCACCCGCAGGCGAGCAGGCCCCGGCCGAAGCGGTCGAGGGGGCGGACACGGGGGCGACGACCGGCGATTCAGAGCCTTCCGCCCCGGACACGCCTGCCGAAGAGCCAGCGGATCCGATCGATGGGTCCACCGGCGAGCCCGAAGCCGGCGAGCCCGAGCCCACCGATCCGGAGCCGGGCTCGTGA